In the Malaclemys terrapin pileata isolate rMalTer1 chromosome 12, rMalTer1.hap1, whole genome shotgun sequence genome, one interval contains:
- the LOC128846192 gene encoding LOW QUALITY PROTEIN: olfactory receptor 6J1-like (The sequence of the model RefSeq protein was modified relative to this genomic sequence to represent the inferred CDS: substituted 1 base at 1 genomic stop codon) yields MENHTSTVEEFILLGFPIRQETEILLSVVLLYLYLLTLFSNMVILCIVYADGRLHTPMYFFLCNLSALDLFFTSVTVPKMLQNLLSGDKSISFAGCMAQSYFYFFLGTVEFFLLTSMSYDXYAAICSPLHYPILMNSRVCVQMMMACWLGGFLSILFPTIMISRLSYCRSNVIDHFFCDSGPLLELSCTDTHLIELIDFMLSSLVILCSLTLTIISYVFIISTILRIPTSTGRNKAFSTCATHLTLFLMSCSISIFMYVTPSQKSTLGTRKIPAVLSSIVNPLLSPFIYTLRNDMVKKVLRETFSHSKALVFHSVGGLFLTCRKRSVA; encoded by the coding sequence ATGGAGAACCACACTTCAACTGTGGAAGAATTCATCCTCTTGGGGTTTCCCATCCGACAAGAGACAGAGATCCTGCTCTCTGTGGTGCTGCTATACTTGTATCTTTTGACGTTATTCAGCAACATGGTCATTCTCTGCATTGTCTACGCTGACGGCCGCCtacacacccccatgtacttcttcctctgTAACCTCTCGGCATTGGACCTATTTTTTACCTCGGTGACCGTGCCCAAGATGCTGCAGAACCTCCTCTCTGGAGATAAATCCATCTCCTTTGCTGGCTGCATGGCCCAGTCCTACTTCTACTTCTTCCTGGGCACGGTGGAGTTCTTCCTCTTGACCTCCATGTCCTACGACTGATATGCTGCCATATGCAGCCCGCTGCACTACCCCATCCTCATGAATAGCCGTGTCTGTGTCCAGATGATGATGGCCTGTTGGCTGGGTGGGTTTCTCTCCATCCTCTTCCCAACCATCATGATTTCCAGGTTGTCCTACTGCCGTTCCAATGTCATTGACCATTTTTTTTGTGATTCTGGCCCCTTGCTGGAGCTCTCCTGCACTGACACGCATCTGATTGAGCTGATAGACTTCATGTTATCTTCTCTTGTCATCCTCTGCTCATTAACCCTAACGATTATCTCCTATGTCTtcatcatctccaccatcctgcGCATCCCAACCAGCACTGGCCGGAATAAGGCCTTCAGCACCTGTGCCACCCACCTGACCCTGTTTCTCATGTCCTGCAGTATCTCCATCTTCATGTATGTGACGCCGTCACAGAAGTCCACCTTGGGGACGCGCAAGATCCCTGCGGTGCTCAGCAGCATAGTTAACCCACTGCTAAGTCCTTTTATCTACACTTTACGGAACGACATGGTCAAGAAGGTCTTGAGGGAGACTTTTAGCCACAGCAAAGCACTTGTATTTCATAGCGTGGGCGGATTATTCCTGACTTGCAGAAAGAGAAGTGTAGCATAG
- the LOC128846804 gene encoding olfactory receptor 6C4-like, which translates to MPNHTAVVEFILLGLTNDNHLNVVIFLVLLVTFLLILMGNIIIVTITLVDHRLQTPMYFFLRNFSFLETCFTLVIIPRFLYSLLTGRKAISRPTCLLQSFFFFFLGSSTFFHLALMSFDRYMAICNPLHYITVMSNRVCLYLVLGCWLVSFLLVLPTTVLFVRLPFCGLNIINHFYCDTAPLLQLSCTDTGIIELVALVTAVLTLFSMLTVTIISYGCIISTVMRIPSSTGRKKAFSTCSTHLTVVVILYSSSIFRYIRPSQRGGWDFDNVMSFLYTVVTQLFNPYIYALRNEQVKQALKDALK; encoded by the exons ATGCCAAACCACACTGCAGTGGTGGAATTCATCCTCTTGGGACTAACCAACGACAATCATTTGAACGTCGTCATATTCCTAGTTCTATTAGTGACCTTCCTCTTGATCCTGATGGGAAACATCATCATTGTCACCATCACCCTGGTGGACCATCGCCTCCAAAcgcccatgtatttcttcctcaggAACTTCTCCTTCTTGGAAACATGCTTCACCCTCGTCATCATCCCTCGGTTCCTCTACAGCCTCCTGACAGGAAGGAAAGCCATTTCTCGCCCCACTTGTTTACTTcagtcatttttcttcttcttcctgggCTCCTCTACGTTTTTCCACCTGGCTTTAATGTCCTTTGACCGTTACATGGCTATCTGCAACCCGCTACATTACATCACTGTAATGAGCAACAGGGTCTGCCTCTACTTAGTGCTTGGCTGCTGGCTGGTGAGTTTCCTACTGGTGCTTCCTACCACCGTTCTCTTTGTCCGCTTGCCGTTCTGTGGCCTCAACATCATAAACCACTTCTACTGTGATACAGCCCCATTGCTCCAACTCTCCTGCACAGACACAGGGATCATTGAATTAGTGGCCCTGGTGACAGCTGTACTTACGCTGTTCAGCATGTTGACGGTCACCATCATCTCCTATGGCTGTATCATCTCCACTGTCATGCGCATCCCATCCTCCACGGGCAggaaaaaggccttttccacctgctccacTCATCTCACGGTTGTGGTGATATTGTACAGTAGCTCCATTTTCAGGTACATCCGACCAAGTCAGCGCGGTGGGTGGGACTTTGACAACGTTATGTCCTTTCTTTACACGGTGGTCACCCAGCTGTTTAATCCCTACATCTATGCTCTCAGGAATGAACAAGTCAAACAGGCCCTGAAGGATGCTT TAAAGTGA
- the LOC128846194 gene encoding LOW QUALITY PROTEIN: olfactory receptor 49-like (The sequence of the model RefSeq protein was modified relative to this genomic sequence to represent the inferred CDS: substituted 1 base at 1 genomic stop codon) — MENQTAVTEFILLGFTDVRWLQILLFVLFLIAYVLTLAGNILIISITLVDRRLHTPMYFFLRNFSLLEISFTLASIPKVLFNLASGHQSISVAGCFAQCLFYLTVGTAEFCLLAAMSFDRYMAICNPLQYTSIMNSHFCNWLVLGSWLIGFGYVFVPLVLLFRLPFCGPNIINHFFCDNFELLKLACTDTXLLGLLDFLLATSSILGTLAVTVFSYFKIISTVMHIPSTTERQKAFSTCASHLTLISITYGSCIFMYVTPTWSSRLDLSSAVAVLNNVVSPLLNPFIYSLRNKQVKEALRDTLSQTMVFSKNPKM; from the coding sequence ATGGAGAACCAAACTGCAGTGACAGAGTTTATCCTTCTGGGCTTCACAGATGTTCGCTGGCTGCAGATCCTGCTCTTCGTTTTGTTCCTCATCGCCTATGTCTTGACCTTAGCTGGAAACATTCTCATTATCTCCATCACTCTGGTGGACCGGCGCCTCCACACGCCCATGTATTTTTTCCTCAGGAATTTCTCGCTTTTGGAGATCAGCTTCACCTTGGCCTCGATCCCAAAAGTTTTGTTCAACCTGGCATCCGGTCATCAGTCCATATCTGTGGCTGGGTGCTTTGCACAATGTTTATTTTATCTCACTGTGGGCACTGCTGAGTTTTGCCTGCTGGCGGCCATGTCCTTTGACCGATACATGGCCATCTGCAACCCCCTGCAATACACATCCATCATGAACAGTCACTTCTGTAACTGGCTGGTGCTGGGCTCTTGGCTTATTGGTTTCGGGTATGTGTTCGTCCCACTTGTTCTATTGTTCCGGTTGCCATTCTGTGGCCCCAACATCATtaaccatttcttctgtgacaaCTTTGAATTGCTTAAACTTGCCTGCACAGACACCTGACTCCTAGGACTCCTGGATTTCCTCTTGGCCACAAGCAGTATACTGGGCACTTTAGCCGTCACTGTCTTCTCCTATTTCAAGATCATCTCCACGGTGATGCACATCCCCTCCACGACCGAGAGGCAGAAAGCTTTCTCCACCTGCGCTTCTCACCTCACCCTGATCTCCATCACCTACGGCAGCTGCATTTTCATGTATGTCACGCCCACATGGAGCAGCAGGCTGGACTTGAGCAGTGCTGTGGCTGTTCTTAACAACGTTGTGTCCCCTCTGCTCAACCCCTTCATCTACAGCCTAAGGAACAAACAGGTGAAAGAGGCCTTGAGGGATACACTCAGCCAGACCATGGTATTTTCTAAGAATCCAAAGATGTAA